A genome region from Coffea arabica cultivar ET-39 chromosome 7e, Coffea Arabica ET-39 HiFi, whole genome shotgun sequence includes the following:
- the LOC113702218 gene encoding actin-related protein 2/3 complex subunit 3: MVYHSSFVVDEGIAKACGCPLLPLKSHIKGPAPASDTTDIVDEAISFFRANVFFKNFDIKSSADKLLIYLTLYINVALKKLEGCRTLAEGTKAIINLGLEKVPVPGESGFPFPGLFTLPQSQKEAELFRNYLRQIREETSGRLLSVAYRHNGTPNKWWLAFAKRKFMNISNP, translated from the coding sequence atggtttATCACTCCAGCTTTGTTGTTGATGAAGGGATTGCCAAAGCTTGTGGATGCCCTCTTCTTCCTCTAAAAAGTCATATAAAGGGACCTGCTCCAGCATCAGATACCACTGACATTGTTGATGAAGCAATATCATTTTTCAGAGCTAATGTCTTCTTCAAAAACTTTGACATCAAAAGTTCAGCTGATAAGCTTCTTATCTATTTGACATTATACATAAATGTGGCTTTAAAGAAGCTAGAGGGCTGCAGAACTTTGGCTGAAGGAACGAAGGCAATTATTAACCTGGGGTTGGAAAAGGTTCCTGTGCCTGGAGAGTCTGGCTTTCCCTTTCCAGGGTTATTTACACTACCACAATCTCAAAAAGAGGCAGAGCTGTTCAGAAATTATCTGAGGCAAATTCGCGAGGAAACAAGTGGAAGACTATTGAGTGTTGCATACAGGCACAACGGGACTCCTAATAAATGGTGGTTGGCATTTGCAAAGAGAAAGTTCATGAATATTAGTAATCCATAA
- the LOC113701034 gene encoding BTB/POZ domain-containing protein At2g13690-like produces the protein MHDSTTTSRHRHRHRREPPQPTHRRRSWCCSFAVPPQSPENHYDGGGKTRYCVSTRSQSSKHLGNPPTPKKTEMHPKSSHNSFPNSPQSQASTTSSSSKLGLRKILSPGRVSPIEEPAPVPTTTKGRTASSLTEVPKSPMRDDCSCGEAEADEEGSLGNFDVRLNLKARNGGESLILELSSAVLAANSSVFAGLIADYRTNSNAKGLCRIEVPDVDNLGVFRETIELMFDEDIPKKLVKIGPFRAIDMLEVAAGIKFVRGVSSCLKFLEAVPWTEEEEEKLRVLFTKYKFDDGTSRDILARLYALESVDSQQTMARQLLWSIITCADTNAGNELKSLVKGLLSKSSVYEKDYDDIERDDIFAVCQSCLSSLINLFEEASGTAQSEKLAKQDKGKPMIERISKQVDNLNWLFEILLDHQMAEEMVDMWADQADLIRMHESSSPMIRYELSRVSAMLFIALGTRKLHCPSDSRLSLLSAWFRPMLLDFGWLQRCKKGLDMKALEEAMGQALLTLPLKEQYTLFMDWFCYFSKHGTECPNLGKAFQIWWRRSFLRGSETYAIESR, from the exons ATGCACGACTCCACCACCACCTCCCGCCACCGTCACCGCCACCGCCGCGAACCACCACAACCGACTCACCGCCGTCGTTCTTGGTGTTGCTCTTTCGCCGTTCCGCCGCAGAGCCCAGAGAACCACTACGACGGCGGCGGCAAAACCCGCTACTGTGTTTCTACTCGCTCCCAGTCGTCGAAGCATCTCGGAAATCCTCCGACGCCTAAAAAGACCGAAATGCACCCGAAGTCTTCTCATAATTCCTTCCCCAACTCGCCACAGTCGCAGGCTTCGACTACCTCCTCCTCCTCGAAACTTGGGCTCCGGAAGATTCTATCTCCGGGTCGGGTCTCCCCTATTGAGGAACCCGCTCCGGTTCCGACGACTACGAAGGGGAGAACTGCAAGTTCTTTGACGGAAGTTCCGAAATCGCCCATGCGAGATGATTGTAGCTGTGGTGAGGCGGAGGCGGACGAGGAGGGTAGTTTGGGGAATTTTGACGTGAGGTTGAATTTGAAGGCGAGAAATGGAGGGGAATCTTTGATTTTGGAGCTGAGCTCGGCGGTTCTGGCGGCGAATAGCTCCGTGTTCGCCGGACTAATTGCTGATTACCGGACGAATTCGAATGCCAAGGGTTTGTGTCGAATTGAGGTGCCGGATGTTGACAATTTGGGTGTTTTTCGAGAAACGATTGAGCTTATGTTCGATGAAGATATCCCGAAAAAACTCGTCAAGATTGGGCCTTTTCGCGCCATTGATATGCTGGAG GTGGCTGCAGGTATCAAGTTTGTCAGGGGTGTTTCGTCATGCTTAAAGTTCCTTGAAGCAGTGCCCTGGactgaggaagaagaagagaaactgAGGGTCCTCTTTACAAAATATAAGTTCGATGATGGAACAAGTAGAGACATATTGGCCAGGCTTTATGCACTTGAGTCGGTAGATTCTCAACAAACCATGGCTCGACAGCTACTTTGGTCAATTATTACCTGTGCTGATACCAATGCTGGAAACGAGCTGAAATCCTTAGTCAAGGGGCTCCTGTCCAAAAGCTCAGTTTACGAGAAGGACTACGATGATATTGAGAGGGACGACATTTTTGCTGTTTGCCAGTCTTGTTTGAGTTCTTTGATCAATCTGTTTGAGGAGGCATCTGGCACTGCTCAATCTGAAAAATTAGCGAAACAGGATAAAGGTAAGCCGATGATTGAACGCATCTCAAAGCAGGTTGACAACCTTAATTGGTTGTTTGAAATCCTGCTTGATCACCAAATGGCCGAGGAGATGGTAGATATGTGGGCAGATCAAGCAGACTTAATTAGAATGCACGAGAGCTCATCTCCTATGATTAGATATGAGCTTAGCCGGGTGTCAGCAATGTTGTTTATCGCACTGGGCACTCGGAAACTGCATTGTCCGTCAGATTCTAGGCTGAGCCTCCTCAGTGCATGGTTCAGACCTATGCTATTGGACTTTGGTTGGTTACAGAGGTGCAAAAAGGGGCTTGACATGAAGGCCTTGGAGGAAGCAATGGGTCAGGCACTCCTTACCCTTCCTCTAAAGGAGCAATACACGCTGTTTATGGATTGGTTCTGTTATTTCTCGAAGCATGGCACGGAATGCCCTAATCTCGGTAAAGCATTCCAGATCTGGTGGCGCAGATCGTTCTTGAGAGGATCTGAAACTTATGCTATTGAGTCTAGGTAA